In a genomic window of Scheffersomyces stipitis CBS 6054 chromosome 4, complete sequence:
- the MDR11 gene encoding multidrug resistance (Synaptic vesicle transporter SVOP (MDR1)), whose product MYYRFIRDSFWGRLAYHLTGHKVFAHPEEHKDYVVPEKYTKGENVSTNTSSAADVEVEVEKSSQIVVDWDGDDDPENPYNWPTYQKVLFILEICFLTTSVYMGSAIYTPGIEQIMADLDIDQTLATLPLTMFVIGYGLGPMVFSPMSENAIFGRTSIYIVTLFIFFILQIPTALAKNIASLSVLRFLSGVFASPALATGGASVCDVIQLPYVPVGLAAWSLGAVCGPSLGPLFGSILTVKGGWRWTFWFMAIISGTSFLLLSFFLPETYGKTLLYRKAKRLRALTGNQNITSQGEIENSKLTISELAIDTLWRPIEISILEPVVLLINLYIALVYSILYLWFEAYPIVFLETKHFTLVELGVSYLSIIVGICIAAAIYIPVVKRIFTNKLLTNQPVYPEVFIPMAIVGGICMPIGVLIFGWTGAADIHWIGPIIGGAIFAAGAFLIFQTLFNYLSMSFWRYLASVFAGNDLFRSVIAGSFPLFGRALFTNLKTERFPTAWGSTILGAITALMILIPILFYLNGPKLRARSKYSGDGS is encoded by the exons ATGTATTACAGGTTCATCAGAGACAGTTTTTGGGGTAGACTAGCCTACCATTTGACTGGGCACAAGGTATTTGCCCATCCAGAAGAACACAAAGATTATGTGGTACCAGAAAAGTACACTA AAGGCGAAAACGTATCTACCAATACCAGCTCAGCAGCTGACGTAGAAGTCGAAGTAGAAAAATCTTCACAAATTGTCGTGGACTGGGACGGCGATGATGATCCAGAAAACCCATACAATTGGCCAACTTACCAGAAAgttctcttcatcttggagatctgtttcttgacaACTTCTGTCTACATGGGTTCCGCCATCTATACTCCTGGTATCGAACAAATCATGGCCGATCTCGACATCGATCAAACATTGGCTACCTTACCGTTGACTATGTTCGTCATTGGCTATGGTCTTGGTCCAATGGTCTTCTCTCCAATGTCTGAGAATGCAATTTTTGgaagaacttcaatctACATTGTAACATtatttatctttttcatcttgCAAATTCCAACTGCATTAGCCAAAAATATCGCTTCTTTGTCTGTGTTAAGATTCTTAAGTGGCGTTTTTGCTTCTCCAGCTTTGGCTACTGGGGGTGCTTCGGTATGTGATGTCATTCAATTGCCCTATGTTCCTGTTGGACTTGCTGCTTGGTCTCTTGGTGCCGTTTGTGGTCCCTCTCTTGGTCCATTGTTTGGTTCTATTTTGACTGTCAAGGGTGGATGGAGATGGACTTTCTGGTTCATGGCAATCATCTCTGGtacttctttcttgctCTTGAGTTTCTTCTTACCTGAAACTTATGGCAAAACTTTGCTTTACAGAAAGGCTAAGAGATTAAGAGCACTCACTGGCAACCAAAACATTACTAGTCAAggtgaaattgagaacAGCAAGTTAACCATTTCTGAATTGGCTATTGATACCTTATGGAGACCAATTGagatttcaattcttgaacccgttgtcttgttgatcaaTCTTTATATTGCATTGGTGTACTCTATCTTGTACCTTTGGTTTGAAGCCTATCCCATTGTATTTCTTGAGACAAAACATTTCACATTGGTAGAATTGGGTGTTTCCTATCTCAGTATCATCGTTGGTATCTGCATTGCTGCTGCCATCTATATCCCTGTTGTTAAACGgatcttcaccaataagCTTCTCACTAATCAGCCTGTCTATCCTGAAGTGTTCATCCCTATGGCAATAGTCGGTGGAATCTGTATGCCTATTGGTGTTTTAATCTTTGGATGGACTGGCGCTGCAGATATTCATTGGATTGGACCGATCATTGGTGGAGCCATCTTTGCTGCCGGagctttcttgatttttcaaacATTGTTCAACTATTTGAGTATGTCATTCTGGAGATATTTGGCTTCAGTCTTCGCCGGTAATGATCTCTTCCGTTCAGTCATTGCCGGATCGTTCCCGTTATTCGGTAGAGCTTTGTTCACGAACTTGAAGACTGAAAGGTTTCCTACTGCATGGGGTTCAACTATCTTGGGTGCTATCACTGCGTTGATGATTTTGATTCCTATTTTGTTCTATTTGAATGGTCCTAAATTGAGAGCAAGGTCTAAGTACTCTGGTGATGGTAGTTAG
- a CDS encoding predicted protein: MSSFSALFSIKKSDVDQAVDNLFASSSDGPVSREQLKKTRTVVEVPEPEDKESMEVDEEDDNDEDMEEEEEEEEVSTKQLKKNKKKAELNEDLESEYYSKLLKEDNEEKGDIEEEGEGKKKESSEKKATAATKIDLKESELEKAERTIFVGNVTAEVITSKIKTKNFKKFFSDFGAIDSVRFRSISFEGLPRKVAIATKNLHKSRGTCNAYVVFKEKEASLKAVSGANAKVFENFHLRVDHVAHPAPKDNRRTIFVGNLDFEEEEENLWRYFNTKLDNDVESVRVVRDSKTNVGKGFALVQFKDTLSVNKALLLNDKPMTVDKDSKKKGRKLRITRAKSHTKPSILSPNHVDNLKKKFASNKSKSLATKLSDQQKTKLGRAQRVLGKADKATVGKKVIIEGQRATKGQSVKGIKGLKGSGKIKKPRIRDRTTKFKNERESMKKEMAK; this comes from the exons ATGTCTTCATTCAGTGCTCTTTTCAGCATAAAGAAGTCTGATGTAGATCAAGCTGTGGACAATTTATTTGCCAGTTCCAGCGATGGGCCCGTCTCTAGGGaacagttgaagaagaccaGAACTGTTGTGGAAGTTCCTGAACCAGAAGATAAAGAGTCTATGGAAGtcgacgaagaagatgaca atgatgaggatatggaagaagaagaagaagaagaagaagtgtcTACcaaacaattgaagaagaacaagaagaaggcagaACTCAACGAGGACTTGGAATCCGAATACTATTCCAAACTTTTGAAGGAAGATAACGAAGAAAAAGgagatattgaagaagaaggtgaaggcaagaagaaggagtctAGCGAAAAGAAGGCTACTGCTGCTACCAAGATCGACTTGAAGGAATCCGAACTTGAGAAGGCTGAAAGAACCATTTTTGTAGGAAACGTCACAGCTGAAGTCATAACatccaagatcaagacgaaaaacttcaagaagtttttTTCTGACTTTGGAGCCATTGATTCGGTCAGATTCAGATCTATTTCCTTTGAAGGATTACCCAGAAAAGTAGCCATTGCTACCAAGAACTTGCATAAGTCCAGAGGTACTTGTAACGCCTACGTGGTGTTCAAGGAAAAAGAAGCTTCGCTCAAAGCTGTTTCCGGAGCCAATGCCAAAGTGTTTGAGAACTTCCACTTGAGAGTAGACCATGTAGCTCATCCAGCTCCTAAGGATAATAGAAGAACCATCTTTGTTGGGAACTTAGACttcgaagaagaggaagagaacTTATGGAGGTACTTCAACACTAAGCTTGACAACGATGTTGAGTCAGTGAGAGTAGTCCGTGATTCCAAGACTAATGTTGGTAAGGGATTCGCTCTTGTCCAATTCAAGGATACCTTGTCTGTAAACAAGGCTCTTTTGTTAAATGATAAACCAATGACCGTAGACAAAGATTCTAAAAAGAAAGGCAGAAAGTTGCGTATCACTCGTGCCAAGTCCCACACCAAGCCATCCATTTTGTCTCCAAACCACGTTGACAAcctcaagaagaagtttgcTTCTaacaagtccaagtcaTTGGCCACTAAGTTGAGTGACCAACAAAAGACTAAACTCGGTAGAGCTCAGAGGGTTTTAGGGAAGGCTGACAAGGCTACAGTCGGTAAGAAAGTGATCATTGAAGGTCAAAGAGCCACCAAGGGCCAGCTGGTCAAGGGTATAAAGGGCTTGAAGGGTTCGGGAAAGATCAAAAAGCCTAGAATAAGGGACAGAACcaccaagttcaagaatgaaagagaactgatgaagaaagaaatggCCAAATAG
- the DEP1 gene encoding regulator of phospholipid metabolism: DQQGDTNKEEQKDFKEEEHEEEETTKITIEITKSEHEESHKEDDIEDSEEKFSEERESDTKAEDDDEEGENKENGEEDDEEVGNTKDDIEGEFEDVDLNEQRKLAIEELISIESAFAELRDKLYQDKLNLLEHELQLCLEGSHPELSKIYYKVNSFYQDHLKLANSNLAYKLKCIDKETIATRTSIHQDFLKNLMEAKNSMITSTTSLWYKINKERNQIDQLVPDYNFSATPMIPNVTVGPVDDSAVINGGFSYTNLGTNGSVDYVEVDTAPLTKKAMKQNMLIELVQQRNSINSQLGVLNGLIEFHGFPSAIISSLSESDETVGEELLLKKATEEEVNEDLKAMGISI, encoded by the coding sequence gacCAACAAGGGGATACaaataaagaagaacaaaaagacttcaaagaagaagaacacgaggaagaagaaactacaaAAATCACTATAGAAATCACCAAGTCTGAGCATGAGGAAAGTcacaaagaagatgatatagaagattctgaagagAAATTCagtgaagaaagagaaagcGATACAaaagctgaagatgacgatgagGAAGGtgaaaataaagaaaatggcgaagaagacgatgagGAAGTTGGAAACACCAAAGATGATATTGAAggtgaatttgaagatgtgGATCTTAACGAGCAGAGGAAGTTGGCtattgaagagttgatcTCTATCGAGTCTGCCTTCGCCGAATTGCGTGACAAGTTGTACCAGGACAAATTGAATCTTTTGGAACATGAGTTGCAACTTTGTTTAGAAGGGTCACATCCGGAGTTATCCAAGATCTACTACAAGGTCAATTCATTTTATCAGGACCATTTGAAGCTTGCTAACTCCAATTTGGCGTACAAATTGAAGTGTATTGACAAGGAAACGATAGCTACGCGTACTTCTATTCATCAggatttcttgaagaatctcatGGAAGCCAAAAACAGCATGATCACTAGCACCACCTCACTTTGgtacaagatcaacaaggAACGAAACCAGATTGATCAATTGGTGCCAGACTATAATTTCTCTGCAACTCCTATGATCCCCAATGTGACTGTGGGGCCCGTGGACGACTCGGCTGTTATTAATGGAGGCTTTTCCTACACTAACCTTGGAACCAACGGCTCGGTAGACTATGTTGAAGTAGATACAGCCCCTCTCACGAAGAAGGCCATGAAACAGAACATGTTAATTGAGTTGGTCCAGCAAAGAAACAGCATCAACAGCCAGTTGGGTGTTCTCAATGGGTTGATAGAGTTCCATGGGTTTCCTTCTGCAATCATATCGTCGTTGTCGGAGTCGGACGAGACTGTAGGTGAAGAGTTgttattgaagaaggcgACAGAGGAGGAGGTGaacgaagacttgaaggcTATGGGAATTTCGATATGA
- the CHS5 gene encoding Chitin biosynthesis protein CHS5 (CAL3 protein) (chitin biosynthesis protein Involved in chitin synthase III activity, also required for homozygosis in the first stages of mating (Yong-Su Jin[2006-01-06 09:35:48])~go_component intracellular): MVEVSLTVGKLDASLALLLTKDHHLIEFPTILLPNGVKAGSIVKIKCDQDLTTEAEESRHFQRIQDEILNTFGKNLPQPPVLKVRNTTQTSCVLEWETLELGTASLKNLILFKDGKKLGAIPSPLANKTTKLSGLPIDKTFQFQLRLDTTAGVYSSDIIEVTTHKMTDLSGITVCLGDISSNDQFNREDIEDTLKNMGANFPAQDRVKVDTTHFICTRENKQNPEFVKANDMNIPIIRPEWLKACERERRIVGVRDFYV; the protein is encoded by the coding sequence ATGGTGGAAGTTTCGTTAACTGTGGGAAAGCTTGATGCCCTGTTGGCACTTTTGCTCACCAAAGACCACCACCTTATTGAATTCCCAACGATTTTGCTTCCCAACGGAGTCAAAGCCGGTTCCATTGTGAAAATCAAATGTGACCAAGATTTGACCACAGAAGCAGAGGAATCTAGACACTTTCAACGAATCCAAGACGAAATCCTCAACACCTTTGGCAAAAATTTGCCCCAGCCCCCAGTGTTGAAGGTGAGAAACACCACCCAGACTTCGTGTGTTTTGGAATGGGAAACCTTGGAGTTGGGCACAGCTTCGCTTaagaacttgatcttgtttaAAGATGGCAAGAAATTGGGAGCCATCCCTCTGCCGTTGGCCAACAAAACGACAAAATTGTCTGGTTTACCTATTGACAAGACATTCCAGTTCCAGTTACGTTTGGACACAACGGCTGGTGTATATCTGTCTGACATTATAGAAGTAACAACTCATAAGATGACGGACTTGTCGGGTATTACTGTTTGTTTGGGAGACATTTCATCCAATGACCAGTTTAACAGggaagatattgaagacaCTTTGAAAAACATGGGTGCAAACTTCCCAGCCCAGGACAGAGTCAAAGTTGACACTACCCACTTCATCTGTACCAGAGAAAACAAACAGAATCCTGAATTTGTCAAGGCGAATGATATGAACATTCCTATCATCAGACCAGAGTGGTTGAAGGCTTGCGAGAGAGAGAGACGTATTGTAGGAGTCCGAGACTTCTATGTC
- the VMA7 gene encoding vacuolar H-ATPase 14 kDa subunit (subunit F) of the catalytic (V1) sector (go_function hydrogen-transporting ATP synthase activity, rotational mechanism; hydrogen-transporting ATPase activity, rotational mechanism~go_component proton-transporting two-sector ATPase complex~go_process ATP synthesis coupled proton transport), producing the protein MAKRSLLAAIADEDSVTGLLLAGVGQVSNEPGKETNFITVVPGKTTVEQVEDAFENFTAERDDIAILLINQHIADLIRYKVDNYTNAFPAILEIPSKDHPYDPEKDSILKKVRRLFGE; encoded by the coding sequence ATGGCCAAACGCCTGTTACTAGCTGCTATTGCTGACGAAGATTCAGTTACTGGATTGCTTTTGGCTggagttggccaagtttCTAATGAGCCAGGCAAGGAGACTAACTTCATAACTGTGGTCCCAGGAAAGACCACCGTGGAACAAGTGGAAGATGCTTTTGAAAACTTCACAGCAGAAAGAGACGATATTGCCATTCTTCTCATAAACCAGCACATTGCTGATTTGATCAGATACAAGGTGGATAACTATACTAATGCATTCCCAGCCATTCTCGAGATTCCTTCAAAGGACCATCCATACGACCCAGAGAAGGATtctatcttgaagaaggtcaGACGGTTGTTTGGTGAGTAG
- a CDS encoding predicted protein translates to MFRSLLVKRSSPVARIGYSGFHSCSVVLAGHSKWANIRHDKAKNDAKRSKEAYAIATKIEASVRAGGADSNAQLDTLVEKAKKLNVTKKIIENAIKRGLGESSIDGPALTEVQYEFMGPGGVAIIVTANTDNKARTVMLVKTALSRFNANLSPCLYMFAKKGEVIFEPLNNEETLDDILEVAIDIGAEDVEEFKDYENEYPGENLYRMITDSSDLNSVSNSLSKKGYKLKDASTKLIAEPDNEVSFPEDYAKSFNRALSELDNIAEVSDYYTNIKEEDDEE, encoded by the coding sequence ATGTTCCGCAGTTTATTGGTGAAAAGATCGTCTCCAGTTGCCAGAATTGGTTATCTGGGATTCCACAGCTGTAGTGTAGTCTTAGCTGGACATTCTAAGTGGGCCAACATCAGACACGATAAAGCCAAGAACGACGCAAAGAGATCCAAAGAAGCCTATGCTATAGCAACCAAGATAGAAGCAAGTGTACGAGCCGGAGGAGCCGACTCTAATGCCCAATTGGATACTTTAGTAGAAAAAGCAAAGAAACTCAATGTCACCAAAAAAATCATTGAGAATGCCATTAAGAGAGGCTTGGGGGAATCTTCCATCGATGGCCCAGCCTTGACAGAAGTTCAGTACGAGTTTATGGGCCCCGGAGGTGTTGCCATTATCGTCACTGCAAATACGGACAACAAGGCTAGAACGGTGATGTTGGTGAAAACAGCCTTGAGTAGATTCAATGCAAACTTATCACCATGCTTGTATATGTTTGCTAAGAAGGGAGAGGTGATTTTCGAGCCCTTGAACAACGAAGAGACTTTGGACGATATCTTGGAGGTAGCCATCGACATTGGAGCCgaagatgtagaagagTTCAAGGACTACGAAAACGAATACCCTGGTGAGAACCTCTATCGTATGATCACAGATTCTTCAGACCTCAATTCTGTATCAAACAGTTTATCCAAAAAGGGCTATAAGTTGAAGGATGCCAGTACAAAACTCATTGCTGAACCAGACAACGAAGTTTCGTTCCCTGAGGACTATGCTAAGAGCTTTAACAGAGCATTGTCAGAGCTCGACAACATTGCTGAGGTATCTGACTATTATACAAATATCAAGgaggaagatgacgaagaataG
- the CMC3 gene encoding mitochondrial ADP/ATP carrier protein (calcium-binding mitochondrial carrier mitochondrial ADP/ATP carrier protein~go_component membrane~go_function binding~go_process transport) — MAMEIIPSTSTLSPYQEVRRFIKNESNASLIAGGVAGAVSRTVVSPFERAKILLQVQGPGSNHAYNGMFATIFKMYKDEGWRGLFRGNLLNCVRIVPYSAVQFAVFEKCKELLLARRNAAGTQLNAYERLLAGSMGGVISVAVTYPLDLVRARITIQTASLKKLDKGKLTKPPTVFGTISHVYTHEGGFTALYKGIVPTTLGVAPYVAINFALYEKLREYMENSPDDYSNPVWKLSAGAFSSFVGGVLIYPLDVLRKRYQVASMAQGELGFQYKSVPHALVSMFKNEGFFGAYRGLTANLYKIVPSMAVSWLVYDTIKDTIHKW; from the coding sequence ATGGCTATGGAAATCATACCTTCCACCTCTACACTATCGCCCTACCAGGAAGTAAGGCGCTTCATTAAGAACGAGTCCAATGCCTCGCTCATAGCCGGAGGTGTGGCTGGCGCTGTTTCTCGAACTGTTGTTTCTCCGTTTGAAAGAGCCAAGATCCTCTTGCAAGTCCAAGGTCCTGGATCGAATCATGCGTACAATGGGATGTTCGCTACCATATTCAAGATGTACAAGGACGAAGGCTGGCGAGGACTTTTCAGAGGtaacttgttgaactgtgTGCGGATTGTTCCGTATAGTGCAGTTCAGTTTGCAGTGTTTGAGAAGTGTAaggagttgttgttggctcGTAGAAATGCTGCAGGCACGCAACTCAATGCCTATGAGAGGCTATTGGCTGGTTCCATGGGTGGAGTGATCTCTGTGGCCGTGACATATCCTCTAGACTTAGTAAGAGCTCGAATCACAATTCAGACggcttctttgaagaaactaGACAAAGGAAAGCTCACTAAACCTCCGACGGTGTTTGGAACAATATCCCACGTCTACACCCACGAAGGAGGCTTCACAGCTTTGTACAAGGGAATAGTACCTACAACACTTGGTGTGGCTCCTTATGTCGCTATCAACTTTGCATTATATGAGAAATTGCGAGAGTACATGGAAAATTCGCCTGACGACTACTCCAACCCAGTGTGGAAGTTGTCAGCTGGAGCCTTTTCGAGTTTCGTAGGAGGAGTCTTGATCTATCCCTTGGACGTCTTGAGAAAGCGATATCAGGTAGCCAGTATGGCCCAAGGAGAACTTGGCTTCCAGTACAAATCTGTGCCGCACGCCTTGGTATCgatgttcaagaacgagGGCTTCTTTGGTGCCTACAGAGGTCTCACAGCGAACTTGTATAAAATTGTCCCATCCATGGCTGTCAGCTGGCTCGTTTACGACACTATTAAAGACACTATACACAAATGGTAG
- the MCM3 gene encoding member of complex that acts at ARS's to initiate replication (DNA replication licensing factor MCM3 (Minichromosome maintenance protein 3)~go_function DNA binding; ATP binding; DNA-dependent ATPase activity~go_process DNA replication initiation): protein MDETQLEQPIDAVFGDRVRRFQEFLDLLDGTNYRNQIKDMIDKGRCRLCVSIDEIRDFDREFWSGLLRTPADYLPACERALRDTVLSLYTPGDSSFETYDENQQFYLSFKGSFGDLQVTPRSIHSDHLSKMVSIEGIVTRASLVRPKIIRSVHYADATSRFHAREYRDQTTSFDPISTAAIYPTEDVDGNKLTTEYGYSTYRDHQKISVQEMPETAPAGQLPRSVDVILDEDLVDLTKPGDRIQIVGVYRALGGGSNNSSSFKTVILANSVYPLHARSTAVASQEKLTDQDVRNINKVSKERKIFDILSTSLAPSIYGFDYIKKATLLMMLGGVEKNLDNGTHLRGDINILMVGDPSTAKSQMLRFVLNTASLAIATTGRGSSGVGLTAAVTTDKETGERRLEAGAMVLADRGIVCIDEFDKMSDVDRVAIHEVMEQQTVTIAKAGIHTSLNARCSVIAAANPVFGQYDVHKDPHKNIALPDSLLSRFDLLFVVTDDVQPTKDRIISEHVLRMHRFIPPGLLEGEPIREKSNLSLAVGDDSTNEREELEQPIFEKFNSLLHSGVTERSKKSPTILSIPFLKKYIQYAKQRIKPQLTKRASEYIVNVYSGLRNDLIDNNQRNTAPITARTLETLIRLATAHAKVRLSKTIEIKDAKVAEELLRFALFKEVTSKSRAKKQKTQLSEDEEEESEEEAEDSEDEVLPRPSTARTRLRSQARRTQQHTPSLTPPADIGIDAEDEAMEEVMDNLHISAAQRTETVPLSSTNIVSRASRISPERYQEFVRAMAQVMNSSMFHEVGAAVAVETVIETVNSSRAQEEVFADEEALAALERMTDENKVYLSEGKIYKI from the coding sequence ATGGATGAGACACAGCTTGAACAGCCCATTGACGCTGTCTTTGGAGACCGTGTGAGAAGGTTCCAAGAGTTTTTGGACTTGCTTGATGGCACCAACTACAGAAACCAGATCAAAGATATGATTGATAAAGGAAGATGCCGGTTATGTGTTTCTATAGATGAGATTCGAGACTTTGACCGTGAGTTCTGGAGCGGCTTGTTGAGAACACCCGCAGACTATTTGCCAGCATGCGAAAGGGCGTTGAGGGATACTGTATTGAGTCTTTATACGCCTGGCGACTCTTCTTTTGAGACTTACGACGAAAATCAGCAGTTCTACTTGTCTTTCAAAGGTTCTTTTGGAGATCTTCAGGTGACACCCAGATCTATTCATTCTGATCATTTGTCAAAGATGGTTTCGATTGAAGGAATTGTAACACGTGCCTCCCTTGTGAGACCCAAGATCATCAGATCGGTGCACTATGCTGATGCCACGAGTAGATTTCATGCCAGAGAGTATAGGGACCAGACTACGTCGTTTGATCCTATTTCAACAGCAGCTATCTACCCAACTGAAGATGTAGACGGTAACAAGTTGACAACCGAGTACGGCTACTCGACCTACAGAGATCATCAAAAGATCTCCGTTCAGGAGATGCCAGAGACTGCTCCAGCCGGTCAGTTGCCTCGTTCTGTTGATGTTATTTTGGATGAGGACTTGGTTGACTTGACCAAGCCTGGAGATAGAATCCAGATTGTAGGTGTCTACCGAGCTCTCGGCGGTGGTTCTAATAACAGTTCTTCGTTCAAGACGGTCATCTTGGCGAACTCAGTGTATCCATTGCATGCAAGATCCACGGCTGTTGCCTCTcaggagaagttgacaGACCAGGATGTAagaaacatcaacaaaGTGTCCAAAGAGAGGAAGATCTTTGACATTTTATCAACATCTTTGGCCCCATCTATCTATGGATTCgactacatcaagaaggctacgttgttgatgatgcTTGGAGGTGTggagaagaacttggacaaTGGTACCCATTTGAGAGGAGacatcaacatcttgatGGTAGGTGATCCTTCTACGGCCAAGTCACAGATGTTGCGGTTTGTGTTGAATACAGCCTCGTTGGCTATAGCAACTACTGGTAGAGGTTCTTCTGGTGTCGGTTTGACTGCCGCTGTAACTACTGACAAGGAAACTGGAGAGAGACGTTTGGAGGCTGGTGCAATGGTGTTGGCCGATAGAGGTATTGTCTGTATTGATGAATTCGACAAGATGTCAGATGTTGACAGAGTTGCTATCCACGAAGTTATGGAACAGCAGACAGTAACTATTGCCAAAGCTGGTATCCACACTTCGTTAAATGCACGTTGTTCAGTCATAGCAGCTGCCAATCCTGTTTTTGGTCAATACGATGTGCACAAAGACCCACACAAGAATATCGCCTTGCCTGACTCGTTGTTGTCTCGTTTCGACTTGTTGTTCGTGGTCACTGACGATGTGCAACCCACCAAGGATAGAATCATTTCCGAGCATGTTTTGAGAATGCACAGATTCATTCCTCCTGGTTTGTTGGAAGGTGAGCCTATCAGAGAAAAGAGCAATTTGTCCTTAGCTGTTGGTGATGACTCAACCAACGAGAGGGAAGAATTGGAACAACCGatttttgaaaagttcaattcGTTGTTGCACTCTGGTGTGACCGAAAGATCTAAAAAGAGCCCTACAATCTTGTCCATTCCGTTCTTAAAGAAGTATATCCAATATGCCAAACAGAGAATAAAACCACAGTTGACCAAGAGAGCATCAGAGTACATTGTAAATGTCTATTCTGGTTTGAGAAACGACTTGATCGACAACAACCAGAGAAACACAGCACCCATCACCGCCAGAACCTTGGAAACATTAATTCGTTTGGCCACAGCCCATGCCAAAGTAAGATTGTCCAAAACTATAGAAATCAAGGATGCGAAGGTAGCTGAAGAGTTATTGAGATTTGCCTTGTTCAAGGAAGTCACTTCCAAGTCTAGAGccaagaaacagaaaactCAATTatctgaagatgaggaagaggaatcagaagaagaagctgaagacagcgaagatgaagttcttcCTAGACCAAGCACAGCCAGAACAAGACTCAGAAGTCAGGCTCGTAGAACACAACAACATACACCTTCACTTACTCCTCCTGCTGATATAGGCATAGACGCAGAAGATGAAGCCATGGAAGAAGTCATGGATAACTTGCACATTAGTGCAGCGCaaagaacagaaacagTTCCTTTGAGTTCGACTAACATCGTCTCACGTGCCTCTAGAATCAGTCCAGAAAGATATCAAGAGTTTGTCAGAGCCATGGCTCAGGTGATGAATTCGCTGATGTTCCACGAAGTTGGCGCTGCTGTAGCTGTAGAGACTGTGATAGAAACTGTCAATAGCAGCCGTGCTCAAGAAGAGGTCTTtgctgatgaagaagcattGGCTGCACTTGAAAGAATGACAGACGAGAACAAGGTCTACTTGAGTGAAGGAAAAATTTACAAGATCTGA